The genomic stretch CCGCCGTCCGGTTCCCCCATGGCGTACGTGCGGGTCTCGTCCGAGCAGAAGCCGCTGGGCATGGTGCCGCCGATGTCAACGACGACCGGCTCGCCCGGCTGGATCACCCGGTCGGACACCTCGTGGTGCGGGCTGGCGCCGTTCGGGCCGCTGCCGACGATGACGAAGTCGACGGTGACGTGGCCGACCAGCCGGATCGCCGCGGCGATGTCCTCACCCACCTCCCGCTCGGTGCGGCCCGGCTTGAGCCACTCCCCCACGAGCGAGTGGACGGCGTCGATGGCGGCGGCGGCCTCGCGCAGCGCCTGGACCTCGGCGGGGGTCTTGCGCATCCGCAGCTCGCGGATCACCGGACCGGCGAGCACCTGCTCGGCGTCCGGGAGCGCGGCCCGCAGGCCGAGCACCTTGGCCGCGGCCATGTGGTCGTCGAGGGCGACCCGGTCGGTGCTGCGGGGCAGCAGCGAGGCGACCAGCGCGTACGGGTCGTCGGTCTCCGCCCAGGTGACGATCTCGATGTCCTGGCCACCGATCGGGCTGGCCTGGGCGGCGGCCCGCTCCAGCAGCGGGACGACGATGCGCGGCTGGCCGTCGGCGGGCAGCACCAGGCAGGTCAGCCGCTCCAGCGGGAGGGCGTCGTAGCCGGTGAGGTAGCGCAGGTCCGGGCCGGGCGTGACCAGCAGCGCATCCATGCCGGCGGCGGCGGCGCGGTTTTGGGCATCGGCCAGCCGTCCGGGCGGGACAAGGTCGGGTTTCACGGTCCCACGCTAGCCGCAGTGACCGCCGCTGCTCTCGTGACCGCCCCGGATCGCGGGCGGGCATGCCCGCCGTAGCCTTCCGCTGTGACCGACGAACGCGAGAAGCTGCTCTTGGTCGACTCCGCCTCGCTGTACTTCCGCGCGTTCCACGGGGTGCCCGACTCGGTCAGGGCGCCGGACGGGACCCCCGTGAACGCCGTGCGCGGATTCCTCGACATGGTCGCCCAGCTGGTGACCAGGTTCCGGCCCACCCGGCTGGTGGCCTGCTGGGATGACGACTGGCGCCCCGACTTCCGGGTCGCGCTGATCCCGTCGTACAAGGCGCACCGGGTCGCCGACACGCAGACCGACGCCGAGACGGTGCCCGAGGCGCTGCAGGTGCAGGTCCCGGTGATCGTGGCCGTGCTGGCCGCGCTGGGGATCGCCCGGGTCGGCTCCCCCGGCTTCGAGGCGGACGACGTCATCGGCACCCTGGCACACGTGGCCGACGTCTCGGTCGACGTCGTCAGCGGGGACCGCGACCTGCTCCAGCTGGTCGACGACGCGCGCGGCGTCCGGGTGCTCTACACCGGCCGCGGCGTGGCCAAGCTCGAGGTCATGGACGAGGCTGCGGTCAGCGCCCGCTACGGCATCCCGGGACGCTCCTACGCCGACTTCGCGGCGCTGCGCGGGGACCCCTCGGACGGACTGCCCGGCGTGCCCGGGGTGGGCGAGAAGACGGCGGCCGGCCTGGTGGCGCGCTGGGGCACCGTCGGTGCGATGCTCGCCGCCCTGGACGCCGACGACCCGGCGCTGGCCCAGCGGGCCAAGCTGGCGGCCGCCCGGGAGTACCTGGCGGTCGCCCCGGAGGTCACCCGGGTGCGCACCGACTGCCCGCTGCCGGCGTACGACGACCGGCTGCCGACCGTGCCGGCTGACCCGGAGCGGCTGGTCGCGGTGAGCGCCCGCTGGGGCCTGGACGGCAGCGTCAACCGGGTGCTGGCCGCCGTCGGCGCCGCATCCATGCCCACGGATGCCTAGCGGGACGTCCTCTCAGCGAGCGGCGCGGGCGGCCCGTGCGGCCCGCCGCTCCTCGAACCGGGAGGCCGCTTGCTCCAGCCCCTCGAGGAACACGTCGAGCTCGGCGCGGGCCTGCTCGCCGTCGGCGTCCAGGCCCTCGACGTCCCACACCTTCCACTGACGCAGCACCGGGGTGACCACGGCGTCCCTGTGCTGGCGCAGGTCGTAGATGCCGGCGTTAGCGATCTGCACCGACTTGCGGGTGAACCCCTCGATCGAGTGGCCGGGCATCTGGAATGCCTGGACGACGTCCGAGATGGCTCGCATGGTCGCGCTCGGGGCCACCTCCAGGGCCGCGCCCAAGAGGTTGCGGTAGAAGATCATGTGCAGGTTCTCGTCGGTCGCGATGCGCGCCAGCAGCTGCTCGCAGGCCGGGTCGCCGGACGCCGCGCCGGTGTTGCGGTGCGAGATGCGGGTGGCCAGCTCCTGGAAGGACACGTAGGCCAGCGCGTGCAGCATCGAGTCGCCGTAGTCACTGCCGAAGCCGGTGGACATGTGCACCATCCGGGCCCGCTCCAGGGCGACCGGGTCGACCGCCCTGGTCACCGCGAGGTAGTCGCGGATCGCGGTGCCGTGGCGGCCCTCCTCCGCGGTCCAGCGGTGCACCCAGGTGCCCCACGCGCCGTCCCGGCCGAACAGCCGGGCGATCTCCATGTGGTAGCTCGGCAGGTTGTCCTCGGTGAGCAGGTTGACGATCAGCGCGGTACGGGCGGCTTCGGGCATCGGTGACTGGTCCGCAGCCCACGCCTCGCCGCCCAGGACGCCGTCGTAGGTGCGGCCCTCGCTCCACGGCACGTACTGGTGCGGGAACCACTCCTTCGCCACGTCGAGGTGCCGGTTGAGCTCGGCCTCGGCGACCGGCTGCAGCTCCGTCAGCAGCGCGACGGTGCTGGTCTGGACGTCGGTCAGGCTCATCGTGGCTCCCAGATCCTCGAGGTTACGGTGGCGTAACCTACGCCGCCGTAGGGAGGGAGCCTACCCTGAGGCTCAGCCGACCGAGGAGTAGGAGACCACGCCGCGCCGCAGGGCGTCGACGGCAGCGTCGGCGGTGGCCCGCAGGGCCGGGTCCTGTCCGCCGGCTGCCTGCGCGATCTGCCCGAGCAGGTCGATGAGCTGCTTCGTCCAGCGCACGAAGTCACCCGCGGGCAGGTCCGCCTCCCCCAGCACCGCCTCCAGCCGGGCCCCGGAGGCCCACCGGTGCGCGGGCCACGCGAAGCCGAGGTCCGGCTCCCGCAGGAACGCGAGCCCGTGGTCCTTCTCGGCCAGGTCCAGGGCGGCCCACAGCCGCACCGTCTCGGCCAGCGCGTCGCGCACCCGCCCGGACGGCACCTGCGGCGCCACCGCGTCGTCCCGCTGCCGCGACTCGTAGGCCAGCGCGGAGACCGCGGCGGCCAGCTCGGCCGGCTCCAGCTCGGACCACACCCCGGTCCGCACGCACTCGGCGGCCAGCAGGTCCAGCTCGGTGTACAGCCGGCCCAGCTGGGCGCCGGCCGGCGTCACCTGGTCGCCGTCCAGGTAGCCGAGCGACTCCAGCAGCCCGCAGACCCGGTCGAAGGTGCGCGCGATGGTGTTGGTGCGCGCCTCCACCCGTCGCTCCAGCCCCTCGGTCTCGCGCAGCAGCCGGTAGTACCGCTCGGCCCAGCGGGCGTGGTCCTCCCGCTGGTCGCAGCCGTGGCAGGGGTGCCGACGGATGTCGGCGCGCAGCTGGGCTAGGGCCGCGTCGTCGGCGGCCTCCGAGCGGGACCGGGGTGGCCGCCGACCCCCGTCGTCCGGCACCTTCGCGCGCAGCGTCGAGGCCAGGTCGCGGCGGGACTGCGGCGAGCGGGGGTTGAACGTCTTCGGGATCCGCAGCCGGGCCAGCGGCTCCACCGCGCTGGTGAAGTCGACCAGCGAGAGCCGGGCCACCTGCCGGTCGGCCGTCAGCACGGTCGGCCGGGGGCCCTCGGCCCCCGACGTGAGCCCCGGGTCGAGGACGACGGCCAGCCCGGCCCGGCGCC from Actinomycetes bacterium encodes the following:
- a CDS encoding Xaa-Pro peptidase family protein, with translation MKPDLVPPGRLADAQNRAAAAGMDALLVTPGPDLRYLTGYDALPLERLTCLVLPADGQPRIVVPLLERAAAQASPIGGQDIEIVTWAETDDPYALVASLLPRSTDRVALDDHMAAAKVLGLRAALPDAEQVLAGPVIRELRMRKTPAEVQALREAAAAIDAVHSLVGEWLKPGRTEREVGEDIAAAIRLVGHVTVDFVIVGSGPNGASPHHEVSDRVIQPGEPVVVDIGGTMPSGFCSDETRTYAMGEPDGGFLAYYEVLQRAQAAACDHVQPGVSAESVDNAAREVIADAGYGELFIHRTGHGIGLETHEDPYIVSGNTQLLESGMAFSIEPGIYQPGRHGARIEDIVVVTDDGVERLNLRPRDLVILEG
- a CDS encoding 5'-3' exonuclease, which produces MTDEREKLLLVDSASLYFRAFHGVPDSVRAPDGTPVNAVRGFLDMVAQLVTRFRPTRLVACWDDDWRPDFRVALIPSYKAHRVADTQTDAETVPEALQVQVPVIVAVLAALGIARVGSPGFEADDVIGTLAHVADVSVDVVSGDRDLLQLVDDARGVRVLYTGRGVAKLEVMDEAAVSARYGIPGRSYADFAALRGDPSDGLPGVPGVGEKTAAGLVARWGTVGAMLAALDADDPALAQRAKLAAAREYLAVAPEVTRVRTDCPLPAYDDRLPTVPADPERLVAVSARWGLDGSVNRVLAAVGAASMPTDA
- a CDS encoding acyl-ACP desaturase; the encoded protein is MSLTDVQTSTVALLTELQPVAEAELNRHLDVAKEWFPHQYVPWSEGRTYDGVLGGEAWAADQSPMPEAARTALIVNLLTEDNLPSYHMEIARLFGRDGAWGTWVHRWTAEEGRHGTAIRDYLAVTRAVDPVALERARMVHMSTGFGSDYGDSMLHALAYVSFQELATRISHRNTGAASGDPACEQLLARIATDENLHMIFYRNLLGAALEVAPSATMRAISDVVQAFQMPGHSIEGFTRKSVQIANAGIYDLRQHRDAVVTPVLRQWKVWDVEGLDADGEQARAELDVFLEGLEQAASRFEERRAARAARAAR